The Miscanthus floridulus cultivar M001 unplaced genomic scaffold, ASM1932011v1 fs_698_4_5, whole genome shotgun sequence genome contains a region encoding:
- the LOC136532746 gene encoding uncharacterized protein isoform X2 — translation MASDTEGIAALFSMYNDDEEEEDADEPNPPSPAPPAAVPSSSPPSPQAGAEDPNPSLAPPSPPRPEESAGLKTLASPHPSPARGLLPPLPSRRSSSPFAVSSPSPLRGPSSAPPADLPRPPRRGALAIVDYAHDETAMSPEQEDGEIMSHTHRFGSDAQVADGDLEERTLSGTVNIMTPNTPAEMSHHPDAPEQNQVGTDMEVDVTRAETEDAQVEETTGISTNGENDDPLSRFLPLPVTTKCSAALQQKINRFLAYKRAGKSFNAEVRNRKDYRNPDFLQHAVRYQEIDQIGTCFGKDVFDPYGYDKGDYYDEIEAEMKRELERKEQEKKRSPKVEFITGGVQPPISASIPKIPALAGVSTLPVPTEGLQKETRPNKKSKWDKVDGDVKNHLVPSGHDNLSATASAALLTSSNAGAGYAAFAQQKRKEAVEKRSDYKSDRRS, via the exons ATGGCGTCCGATACCGAGGGCATCGCCGCCCTCTTCTCGATGTACAACGACGACGAGGAAGAGGAGGACGCCGACGAGCCCAACCCACCTTCCCCAGCGCCGCCCGCCGCCGTcccctcctcctcgccgccgtccCCACAAGCCGGGGCGGAGGACCCTAACCCTTCCCTGGCGCCTCCGTCGCCTCCCCGTCCCGAGGAGTCGGCCGGTCTCAAAACCCTAGCGAGTCCCCACCCTTCCCCGGCGCGGGGGCTACTTCCGCCACTTCCCTCGCGGCGCTCTTCGTCGCCCTTTGCAGTGTCGTCCCCCTCCCCGCTACGGGGACCATCCTCCGCGCCGCCGGCCGACCTGCCGCGCCCACCACGGCGCGGGGCGCTTGCAATCGTGGACTATGCGCACGACGAGACGGCTATGTCGCCCGAGCAGGAG GATGGGGAGATCATGAGCCACACACACAGATTTGGCTCGGATGCTCAGGTCGCGGACG GGGATCTTGAAGAACGAACTCTCTCTGGCACAGTTAATATTATGACCCCAAATACTCCAGCAGAAATGTCTCATCATCCTGATGCACCCGAGCAGAACCAAGTAGGGACAGACATGGAAGTGGATGTAACTAGAGCAGAAACTGAAGATGCCCAGGTGGAGGAAACTACTGGTATTTCAACCAATGGTGAAAATGATGATCCATTGAGTCGTTTCCTTCCTCTACCTGTGACTACAAAATGCTCTGCAGCATTACAG CAAAAAATTAACAGGTTCCTTGCATACAAAAGGGCTGGAAAGAGCTTTAATGCTGAAGTGCGCAACAGGAAGGACTACAGAAATCCTGACTTTTTGCAGCATGCTGTGCGGTACCAAGAAATCGATCAGATAGGGACCTGTTTTGGTAAAGATGTTTTTGATCCTTATGGGTATGACAAGGGCGACTACTATGATGAGATAG AAGCTGAAATGAAGCGTGAACTTGAGAGGAAGGAACAGGAGAAGAAAAGGAGCCCAAAAGTTGAATTTATTACTGGAGGGGTACAACCTCCAATTAGTGCATCAATACCGAAGATCCCAG CTTTGGCTGGTGTCAGTACACTACCGGTACCTACAGAAGGTTTGCAGAAAGAGACTAGACCAAACAAGAAGTCAAAATGGGATAAG GTTGATGGTGATGTTAAGAACCATTTGGTTCCTAGTGGACATGACAACTTATCAGCAACTGCTTCTGCGGCACTTTTGACTTCATCTAATGCTGGTGCTGGATATGCTGCTTTTGC GCAACAAAAGAGAAAAGAGGCTGTAGAGAAGAGAAGCGATTATAAGTCAGACAGAAGATCGTAG
- the LOC136532746 gene encoding uncharacterized protein isoform X1: MASDTEGIAALFSMYNDDEEEEDADEPNPPSPAPPAAVPSSSPPSPQAGAEDPNPSLAPPSPPRPEESAGLKTLASPHPSPARGLLPPLPSRRSSSPFAVSSPSPLRGPSSAPPADLPRPPRRGALAIVDYAHDETAMSPEQEVEPVNMDCLQDGEIMSHTHRFGSDAQVADGDLEERTLSGTVNIMTPNTPAEMSHHPDAPEQNQVGTDMEVDVTRAETEDAQVEETTGISTNGENDDPLSRFLPLPVTTKCSAALQQKINRFLAYKRAGKSFNAEVRNRKDYRNPDFLQHAVRYQEIDQIGTCFGKDVFDPYGYDKGDYYDEIEAEMKRELERKEQEKKRSPKVEFITGGVQPPISASIPKIPALAGVSTLPVPTEGLQKETRPNKKSKWDKVDGDVKNHLVPSGHDNLSATASAALLTSSNAGAGYAAFAQQKRKEAVEKRSDYKSDRRS; encoded by the exons ATGGCGTCCGATACCGAGGGCATCGCCGCCCTCTTCTCGATGTACAACGACGACGAGGAAGAGGAGGACGCCGACGAGCCCAACCCACCTTCCCCAGCGCCGCCCGCCGCCGTcccctcctcctcgccgccgtccCCACAAGCCGGGGCGGAGGACCCTAACCCTTCCCTGGCGCCTCCGTCGCCTCCCCGTCCCGAGGAGTCGGCCGGTCTCAAAACCCTAGCGAGTCCCCACCCTTCCCCGGCGCGGGGGCTACTTCCGCCACTTCCCTCGCGGCGCTCTTCGTCGCCCTTTGCAGTGTCGTCCCCCTCCCCGCTACGGGGACCATCCTCCGCGCCGCCGGCCGACCTGCCGCGCCCACCACGGCGCGGGGCGCTTGCAATCGTGGACTATGCGCACGACGAGACGGCTATGTCGCCCGAGCAGGAGGTAGAACCGGTGAA TATGGATTGCTTGCAGGATGGGGAGATCATGAGCCACACACACAGATTTGGCTCGGATGCTCAGGTCGCGGACG GGGATCTTGAAGAACGAACTCTCTCTGGCACAGTTAATATTATGACCCCAAATACTCCAGCAGAAATGTCTCATCATCCTGATGCACCCGAGCAGAACCAAGTAGGGACAGACATGGAAGTGGATGTAACTAGAGCAGAAACTGAAGATGCCCAGGTGGAGGAAACTACTGGTATTTCAACCAATGGTGAAAATGATGATCCATTGAGTCGTTTCCTTCCTCTACCTGTGACTACAAAATGCTCTGCAGCATTACAG CAAAAAATTAACAGGTTCCTTGCATACAAAAGGGCTGGAAAGAGCTTTAATGCTGAAGTGCGCAACAGGAAGGACTACAGAAATCCTGACTTTTTGCAGCATGCTGTGCGGTACCAAGAAATCGATCAGATAGGGACCTGTTTTGGTAAAGATGTTTTTGATCCTTATGGGTATGACAAGGGCGACTACTATGATGAGATAG AAGCTGAAATGAAGCGTGAACTTGAGAGGAAGGAACAGGAGAAGAAAAGGAGCCCAAAAGTTGAATTTATTACTGGAGGGGTACAACCTCCAATTAGTGCATCAATACCGAAGATCCCAG CTTTGGCTGGTGTCAGTACACTACCGGTACCTACAGAAGGTTTGCAGAAAGAGACTAGACCAAACAAGAAGTCAAAATGGGATAAG GTTGATGGTGATGTTAAGAACCATTTGGTTCCTAGTGGACATGACAACTTATCAGCAACTGCTTCTGCGGCACTTTTGACTTCATCTAATGCTGGTGCTGGATATGCTGCTTTTGC GCAACAAAAGAGAAAAGAGGCTGTAGAGAAGAGAAGCGATTATAAGTCAGACAGAAGATCGTAG
- the LOC136532746 gene encoding uncharacterized protein isoform X3, translating into MSHTHRFGSDAQVADGDLEERTLSGTVNIMTPNTPAEMSHHPDAPEQNQVGTDMEVDVTRAETEDAQVEETTGISTNGENDDPLSRFLPLPVTTKCSAALQQKINRFLAYKRAGKSFNAEVRNRKDYRNPDFLQHAVRYQEIDQIGTCFGKDVFDPYGYDKGDYYDEIEAEMKRELERKEQEKKRSPKVEFITGGVQPPISASIPKIPALAGVSTLPVPTEGLQKETRPNKKSKWDKVDGDVKNHLVPSGHDNLSATASAALLTSSNAGAGYAAFAQQKRKEAVEKRSDYKSDRRS; encoded by the exons ATGAGCCACACACACAGATTTGGCTCGGATGCTCAGGTCGCGGACG GGGATCTTGAAGAACGAACTCTCTCTGGCACAGTTAATATTATGACCCCAAATACTCCAGCAGAAATGTCTCATCATCCTGATGCACCCGAGCAGAACCAAGTAGGGACAGACATGGAAGTGGATGTAACTAGAGCAGAAACTGAAGATGCCCAGGTGGAGGAAACTACTGGTATTTCAACCAATGGTGAAAATGATGATCCATTGAGTCGTTTCCTTCCTCTACCTGTGACTACAAAATGCTCTGCAGCATTACAG CAAAAAATTAACAGGTTCCTTGCATACAAAAGGGCTGGAAAGAGCTTTAATGCTGAAGTGCGCAACAGGAAGGACTACAGAAATCCTGACTTTTTGCAGCATGCTGTGCGGTACCAAGAAATCGATCAGATAGGGACCTGTTTTGGTAAAGATGTTTTTGATCCTTATGGGTATGACAAGGGCGACTACTATGATGAGATAG AAGCTGAAATGAAGCGTGAACTTGAGAGGAAGGAACAGGAGAAGAAAAGGAGCCCAAAAGTTGAATTTATTACTGGAGGGGTACAACCTCCAATTAGTGCATCAATACCGAAGATCCCAG CTTTGGCTGGTGTCAGTACACTACCGGTACCTACAGAAGGTTTGCAGAAAGAGACTAGACCAAACAAGAAGTCAAAATGGGATAAG GTTGATGGTGATGTTAAGAACCATTTGGTTCCTAGTGGACATGACAACTTATCAGCAACTGCTTCTGCGGCACTTTTGACTTCATCTAATGCTGGTGCTGGATATGCTGCTTTTGC GCAACAAAAGAGAAAAGAGGCTGTAGAGAAGAGAAGCGATTATAAGTCAGACAGAAGATCGTAG